One region of Mycolicibacterium lutetiense genomic DNA includes:
- a CDS encoding aromatic ring-hydroxylating oxygenase subunit alpha codes for MARFPKPAEGSWTQHYPDLGTGPVSYEDSISPEIYELERKAIFKRAWLNVGRVEQLSRKGSYFTREMKAANTSIILVRTKSGEVKAFHNVCRHRGNKLVWDDMPMEETSGVCRQFTCKYHAWRYDLDGELSFVQQEAEFFDLDKSRYGLVPVHCEVWEGFIFVNFASNAEAPEQSLREFLGPMITDLEGYPFDKMTSRFTYRSEVKANWKLYMDAFQEFYHAPILHANQSPTAYSKAAAESGFEAPHYRIEGPHRLVSTSGVRAWEMADEMRKPIEDICQSGLFGPWDKPDLGEMPAGLNPAKCDPWGLDSFQLFPNFVVLFWGQGWYLTYHYWPTSFNTHTFECTLYFPQPRTPRERLAQELAAVSFKEYGLQDANTLEATQSSIETRVVDEFLLCDQEILLRHLHKETAAWIDDYQSKTAGV; via the coding sequence ATGGCTCGGTTTCCCAAACCGGCAGAAGGCAGCTGGACTCAGCACTACCCGGACCTCGGCACCGGCCCGGTGTCGTATGAAGACTCGATCAGCCCGGAGATCTACGAACTGGAGCGCAAGGCGATCTTCAAACGCGCCTGGTTGAATGTCGGTCGGGTCGAACAGCTTTCACGAAAAGGCAGCTATTTCACCCGGGAGATGAAGGCCGCCAACACTTCGATCATCTTGGTGCGCACCAAGTCCGGCGAGGTCAAGGCCTTCCACAACGTCTGCCGTCACCGGGGAAACAAGCTGGTGTGGGACGACATGCCCATGGAGGAGACCAGCGGGGTGTGCCGGCAGTTCACCTGCAAGTACCACGCCTGGCGTTACGACCTCGACGGTGAGCTCAGCTTCGTCCAGCAGGAGGCTGAGTTCTTCGACCTGGACAAGAGCCGCTACGGCCTGGTTCCCGTCCACTGCGAAGTGTGGGAAGGGTTCATCTTCGTCAACTTTGCCAGCAATGCTGAAGCACCCGAGCAGTCTCTGCGCGAATTCCTGGGCCCCATGATCACCGATCTGGAGGGCTACCCATTCGACAAGATGACCTCGCGGTTCACCTATCGCTCTGAGGTGAAGGCGAATTGGAAGCTCTACATGGATGCCTTCCAGGAGTTCTACCACGCGCCCATCTTGCACGCGAACCAATCCCCCACCGCCTACTCGAAGGCTGCCGCCGAATCGGGCTTCGAAGCACCGCACTACCGGATCGAAGGTCCACACCGCCTGGTCAGCACCTCGGGGGTGCGCGCCTGGGAAATGGCCGACGAGATGCGTAAGCCCATCGAAGACATCTGTCAGAGCGGGCTTTTCGGCCCATGGGACAAACCGGACCTCGGCGAGATGCCGGCCGGCCTCAACCCCGCCAAATGCGATCCGTGGGGGTTGGACTCCTTCCAGTTGTTCCCCAACTTCGTCGTGTTGTTCTGGGGCCAGGGCTGGTATCTGACCTACCACTACTGGCCGACCTCCTTCAACACGCACACCTTCGAATGCACGCTGTACTTTCCGCAGCCGCGAACACCGCGGGAGCGGTTGGCCCAGGAGTTGGCTGCGGTCTCGTTCAAGGAGTACGGCCTGCAGGACGCCAACACCCTGGAGGCGACCCAGAGCTCGATCGAGACCCGCGTGGTCGACGAGTTCCTGCTCTGCGATCAGGAGATCCTGCTTCGGCACCTGCACAAGGAGACCGCGGCATGGATCGACGACTACCAGAGCAAGACCGCGGGGGTGTGA
- a CDS encoding aldehyde dehydrogenase: MDQHLGEYLGIEADWSLGGDRTEAVEVISPHTEQPIARVAAARPAEVDATVAAARAAIDQGPWPRLDPAERIAAVRRLAEVYAGRRDEMAQLISAEMGAPITFAHRAQVGLPTMMMSAFCDLAETYAWRETRTGFFGSDVRIQKQPVGVVAAVVPWNMPQFLIVTKLVPALLAGCAVVLKPAPESPLDAMLLSDMLKEIGLPDGVVSVIQGGAAVGAHLVGHAGVDKVSFTGSSAAGRAVAAAAAANLTKVSLELGGKSAAIILDDADPATVAAGVRSASLSNSGQICNALTRIVVPASREHEFVDALADRMTALVVGDPADPATELGPLVSRRQQQRVRDYIELGQREGARLACGGTGLPDGVDTGWYVRPTLFAGADNSMRIAREEIFGPVLTVIGYRDEDEAVAIANDSDYGLAGSVWTADPERGIGIAERVQTGTFGVNQGYTMDPFAPFGGVKDSGYGRELGREGLEGYLETKSIAVAATR, from the coding sequence ATGGATCAGCATCTTGGGGAGTATCTCGGAATCGAGGCCGACTGGTCGCTCGGCGGCGATCGAACCGAGGCCGTGGAGGTGATCTCCCCGCACACCGAGCAACCCATCGCTCGTGTGGCGGCGGCCAGGCCGGCCGAGGTGGACGCGACCGTAGCGGCTGCTCGTGCAGCCATCGACCAGGGGCCGTGGCCACGGCTCGACCCGGCGGAGCGCATCGCTGCGGTGCGACGCCTCGCCGAGGTCTACGCCGGACGACGCGATGAGATGGCCCAACTCATCTCGGCGGAGATGGGTGCGCCGATCACTTTCGCCCACCGCGCGCAGGTCGGGCTCCCGACGATGATGATGTCGGCGTTCTGCGACCTCGCCGAGACCTACGCTTGGCGCGAGACCCGCACCGGTTTCTTCGGATCGGACGTACGTATCCAGAAACAACCCGTGGGTGTCGTCGCCGCCGTCGTGCCGTGGAACATGCCGCAGTTCCTGATCGTCACCAAGCTGGTGCCCGCGTTGCTGGCCGGTTGCGCGGTGGTGCTCAAGCCCGCACCCGAATCACCGCTGGACGCAATGCTTTTAAGCGACATGCTCAAGGAGATCGGTCTGCCCGACGGCGTCGTCTCCGTCATTCAGGGGGGCGCCGCCGTCGGCGCCCACCTGGTGGGCCACGCGGGTGTCGACAAGGTTTCGTTCACCGGATCGAGTGCCGCCGGCCGGGCCGTCGCAGCGGCGGCTGCGGCCAACCTGACCAAGGTAAGCCTCGAGCTCGGGGGCAAGTCGGCGGCCATCATCCTCGACGACGCCGACCCGGCGACGGTCGCGGCCGGGGTACGGTCGGCCAGCCTGTCCAACAGCGGCCAGATCTGCAACGCACTGACCCGCATCGTCGTCCCGGCCTCCCGGGAGCACGAGTTCGTCGACGCCCTGGCCGATCGGATGACGGCCCTGGTCGTGGGCGATCCCGCCGATCCGGCCACCGAACTGGGACCACTCGTGTCCCGGCGGCAGCAGCAGCGCGTGCGCGACTACATCGAGCTCGGGCAGCGTGAGGGCGCCCGGCTGGCCTGCGGCGGCACCGGCTTGCCCGACGGCGTGGACACCGGCTGGTATGTCCGGCCCACGCTGTTCGCCGGCGCCGACAACTCGATGCGTATCGCCCGCGAGGAGATCTTCGGTCCGGTCCTCACGGTGATCGGGTACCGGGACGAGGACGAGGCGGTCGCGATTGCCAACGACTCCGACTACGGCCTGGCGGGCTCGGTGTGGACGGCCGATCCCGAGCGGGGGATCGGGATCGCCGAGCGTGTACAAACCGGCACTTTCGGGGTAAACCAGGGGTACACGATGGATCCGTTCGCACCGTTCGGCGGCGTCAAGGACAGCGGCTACGGCCGGGAACTCGGCCGTGAAGGACTCGAGGGCTATCTCGAGACCAAGTCCATCGCCGTCGCGGCCACCCGGTGA
- a CDS encoding amidohydrolase family protein, with amino-acid sequence MTMTTTTPRAPAAERIAVRCVDSDVHPVPRRGELGQYIPEPWRSRYFNTHDVGDLIYYDAPDYAHAYAMRTDAFPSDGEFAGSNPDLAFRQLIMEAGADIAVLEPAAYSAHIPEANHVMNCALNDWQANHWLDSHNNWHERWRGSICLAVEAPELGAQEIERWAGHPYMAQILIKAEPRPSWGDPKYDPIWAAATKHDITVSCHLSRGEYDELPLPPVGLPSYNHDFMVTYSLLAANQVMSLIFDGVFDRFPTLRVVFVEHAFTWILPLMWRMDAIYAARKGWMDIKRKPSEYVKDHIKFTTQPLDYPEDKTELSRAFEWMECDKILLFSSDYPHWTFDDPRWLVKHLPEHARENIMFRNGIATYKLPDTVPVLEGQVRVF; translated from the coding sequence ATGACGATGACCACCACCACTCCCAGGGCTCCCGCCGCCGAACGCATCGCGGTGCGATGCGTCGACTCCGACGTGCATCCCGTGCCCCGCCGGGGCGAGCTGGGGCAGTACATCCCCGAGCCGTGGCGGTCCAGATATTTCAACACCCACGATGTCGGCGACCTGATCTATTACGACGCCCCCGATTACGCACATGCCTACGCGATGCGCACCGATGCTTTTCCGTCCGACGGCGAATTCGCCGGCAGCAACCCCGATCTCGCGTTCCGGCAGCTGATCATGGAGGCCGGGGCGGATATCGCGGTACTGGAACCCGCGGCATACTCGGCCCACATTCCCGAGGCCAACCATGTGATGAACTGCGCGCTCAACGACTGGCAGGCCAACCATTGGCTCGACAGCCATAACAACTGGCACGAGCGCTGGCGCGGGTCCATCTGCCTGGCGGTCGAGGCCCCGGAGTTGGGGGCACAGGAGATCGAGCGGTGGGCCGGCCATCCCTACATGGCGCAGATCCTGATCAAGGCCGAGCCGCGGCCCTCCTGGGGTGACCCGAAGTACGACCCGATCTGGGCTGCGGCGACCAAGCATGACATCACGGTCAGCTGCCATCTGTCCCGCGGCGAATACGACGAACTTCCGCTTCCGCCGGTCGGGTTGCCCAGCTACAACCACGACTTCATGGTCACGTACTCGCTGCTCGCGGCCAACCAGGTGATGAGCCTGATCTTCGACGGGGTCTTCGACCGCTTCCCGACGCTGCGGGTGGTGTTCGTCGAGCACGCGTTCACCTGGATCCTGCCGTTGATGTGGCGCATGGACGCCATCTACGCGGCACGCAAGGGCTGGATGGACATCAAGCGCAAGCCGAGTGAATACGTCAAGGACCACATCAAGTTCACCACCCAGCCGCTGGACTACCCCGAGGACAAGACCGAGCTGTCACGGGCCTTCGAGTGGATGGAGTGCGACAAGATCCTGCTGTTCTCCTCGGATTACCCGCACTGGACGTTCGACGATCCCCGCTGGCTGGTCAAGCACCTGCCCGAGCACGCGCGGGAGAACATCATGTTCCGTAACGGGATTGCGACCTACAAACTCCCCGATACGG